In Acetobacteroides hydrogenigenes, a single window of DNA contains:
- a CDS encoding acetyl-CoA carboxylase biotin carboxyl carrier protein, translating into MKNFKFKINGNDYNVHISNVDGNIADLEVNGTPYKVEIDRELKQTKTPKLVRPEAVPSTDSHPSVAKTVSPGVATSGAVKSPLPGVILSLAVKVGDTVKVGQRLLVLEAMKMENNIDSDKEGRIAAIKVNQGDSVMEGDVLVVIE; encoded by the coding sequence ATGAAAAACTTTAAATTCAAGATAAACGGGAACGACTACAACGTTCACATCTCTAACGTAGACGGCAATATCGCCGACCTTGAGGTTAACGGAACTCCTTACAAGGTTGAAATTGACCGCGAGCTTAAGCAAACCAAAACTCCTAAGCTGGTTCGTCCAGAAGCGGTTCCTTCAACCGATTCTCACCCATCGGTTGCCAAAACCGTTAGCCCAGGCGTTGCAACCTCGGGTGCCGTTAAGTCGCCACTTCCAGGCGTTATCCTTAGCCTTGCCGTTAAGGTAGGGGATACCGTTAAGGTTGGCCAACGTCTTCTCGTTCTCGAAGCCATGAAAATGGAAAACAACATCGACTCCGACAAGGAAGGTCGCATTGCAGCCATCAAGGTTAACCAAGGCGACAGCGTAATGGAAGGCGATGTTCTAGTTGTAATCGAATAG